Proteins from a genomic interval of Brucella intermedia LMG 3301:
- a CDS encoding (2Fe-2S)-binding protein — translation MTIPVSSSAAQFRRRYRLAEQPVSFSLDGVRFEGRRGDTVLTAILSVQGKLRHTEFTGEPRAGFCLIGACQDCHVMTDEGYRLRACTTLLEDGMAFVTEPAK, via the coding sequence ATGACGATCCCGGTTTCTTCTTCGGCGGCTCAGTTCCGCAGACGGTATCGGCTGGCCGAACAGCCGGTCAGTTTCTCGCTCGACGGCGTGCGCTTCGAGGGTCGTCGCGGCGATACCGTGCTGACTGCCATTCTGTCGGTGCAGGGCAAGTTGCGTCATACCGAGTTCACCGGCGAGCCGCGCGCGGGCTTCTGCCTCATCGGCGCATGTCAGGATTGCCACGTCATGACGGACGAAGGTTACAGGCTTCGCGCCTGCACCACCCTTCTGGAAGACGGCATGGCCTTTGTCACGGAGCCTGCGAAATGA
- a CDS encoding DUF922 domain-containing Zn-dependent protease has protein sequence MRKAAALALSGILVAAPALAEDNWKPVEEIKFYAIAGKTGPELYESIGERGPKIGGGKTRVIAHTSYVLTWDRQFDRSNNACTILSATPKLKITYTLPKPAQKLTSPVKEHWETFYEGIRRHELVHGDHAKDMTREIVRRTVGLSVPNDPKCQKIRKVLIKEITDMVDVQRAQGRAFDRVEMGNGGNVHQLILALVNGG, from the coding sequence GTGAGAAAAGCGGCAGCACTCGCATTATCTGGAATTCTGGTGGCGGCACCCGCGCTTGCCGAAGACAACTGGAAGCCCGTCGAGGAAATCAAGTTCTATGCCATCGCCGGGAAAACCGGCCCGGAACTTTATGAATCCATCGGCGAGCGCGGCCCGAAGATCGGCGGCGGCAAAACCCGCGTCATCGCCCATACCAGCTATGTGCTGACCTGGGACCGGCAGTTCGACCGCTCCAACAATGCCTGCACGATCCTGTCGGCCACGCCCAAACTGAAGATCACCTATACGCTGCCGAAGCCCGCGCAGAAACTGACCTCGCCGGTGAAGGAACATTGGGAAACCTTCTATGAAGGCATCCGCAGGCATGAGCTTGTGCATGGCGACCACGCCAAGGACATGACGCGCGAGATCGTGCGCCGGACCGTGGGCCTGTCGGTTCCTAACGACCCGAAATGCCAGAAGATCCGCAAGGTGCTGATCAAGGAAATCACCGATATGGTCGATGTGCAGCGCGCGCAAGGCCGCGCCTTCGACCGGGTGGAGATGGGCAATGGTGGCAACGTCCACCAGCTGATCCTGGCTCTGGTGAACGGCGGCTGA
- a CDS encoding BMP family ABC transporter substrate-binding protein — protein sequence MIKSTRRGIIHLAFALAASTAMGTFATTAAQAQDKILLIINGALGDKSFFDSAAKGMKMIKDKYGDDVETKILEIGDDPTKWEPVFLDASEQDWDLIIGGTYQMSETVGSVAQQYPDKKYILYDASVPYEEGGYDNVYSIQYKQNEGSYLGGMLAASLLKEGKLGDTGKNLGFLGGMDIPVINDFLVGYIAGAQAIQPDAKIAISYAGSFMDAAKGKELGLAQYRSGVSLGFVVASQTGLGQLSAAKETGKYVLGVDSDQEAIFKDSDPAIAKQVVSSVLKNVDVSLLQAYERFKAGDLPFGKAEALGLKEGAVGIVQDGNMASMATQEMKDAIKKASDEISEGKITVPTAFGMSTEDLNAIRNKVRP from the coding sequence GTGATCAAATCCACCAGACGGGGAATAATCCACCTTGCCTTTGCCCTTGCCGCATCGACGGCGATGGGCACCTTCGCCACCACGGCGGCTCAGGCACAGGACAAGATCCTGCTCATCATCAATGGCGCGCTTGGCGACAAGTCGTTCTTCGACAGCGCCGCCAAGGGCATGAAGATGATCAAGGACAAATATGGCGACGACGTCGAGACCAAGATTCTCGAAATCGGCGACGATCCGACCAAGTGGGAGCCGGTGTTCCTCGATGCGTCCGAACAGGACTGGGACCTGATCATCGGCGGCACCTACCAGATGTCGGAAACCGTCGGCTCGGTCGCCCAGCAATATCCGGACAAGAAATACATCCTCTACGATGCGAGCGTGCCTTATGAAGAAGGCGGCTATGACAATGTCTATTCTATCCAGTACAAGCAGAACGAAGGTTCCTATCTCGGCGGCATGCTGGCGGCGTCTCTGCTGAAGGAAGGCAAGCTCGGCGATACCGGCAAGAACCTCGGCTTCCTCGGCGGCATGGACATTCCGGTCATCAACGACTTCCTCGTCGGCTATATCGCCGGCGCGCAGGCCATCCAGCCCGATGCCAAGATCGCCATCTCCTATGCCGGTTCCTTCATGGATGCCGCAAAGGGCAAGGAGCTCGGCCTCGCGCAATATCGTTCCGGCGTTTCGCTCGGCTTCGTCGTCGCCTCGCAGACCGGCCTCGGCCAGCTTTCCGCTGCCAAGGAAACCGGCAAATATGTTCTCGGCGTCGATTCCGATCAGGAAGCGATCTTCAAGGACAGCGATCCGGCCATCGCCAAGCAGGTCGTCAGTTCCGTCCTGAAGAATGTCGATGTCAGCCTGCTGCAAGCCTATGAACGCTTCAAGGCCGGCGACCTGCCGTTCGGCAAGGCGGAAGCGCTCGGCCTCAAGGAAGGCGCTGTCGGCATCGTGCAGGATGGCAACATGGCTTCCATGGCCACGCAGGAAATGAAGGACGCCATCAAGAAGGCTTCCGACGAGATTTCCGAGGGCAAGATCACGGTTCCGACCGCATTCGGCATGAGCACCGAGGATCTCAACGCGATCCGCAACAAGGTTCGTCCCTGA
- a CDS encoding ABC transporter permease: MSAVTSQDVSAAPKGQRDLTPLFLVGPSTLLFFALVLLPLGLTVLLSFNSYSYDKGIENVYTLANYMQVLKDPYYLSIFWRTLKLALITTVITVLVGVPEAYILSNMRKPWRSIFLLVIIGPLLVSVVVRTFGWSMLLGRNGLVNSALEMVGLPTTQILYSETAIVIGLVHIMLPFMVIPVWTVLQKLDPAVEAAALTLGASRLTALRRVVFPQAVLGILSGSLIVFALSASSFAIPGLLGGRRLKMAATVVYDEFLIELNWPLGAAIAIIVLVANLVIMIAYNRLLEGQAKKKLG; encoded by the coding sequence ATGTCGGCCGTCACCTCACAGGATGTATCCGCCGCGCCCAAGGGGCAGCGCGATCTGACGCCGCTTTTTCTGGTCGGGCCGTCGACGCTCCTGTTCTTCGCGCTGGTGCTGCTGCCGCTCGGCCTTACCGTGCTGCTGTCCTTCAACAGCTACAGCTACGACAAGGGCATCGAGAACGTCTACACGCTTGCCAATTATATGCAGGTCCTGAAAGACCCCTATTACCTCTCGATCTTCTGGCGCACGCTGAAGCTGGCGCTGATCACAACCGTCATCACGGTGCTGGTCGGCGTGCCGGAAGCCTATATTCTCTCCAACATGCGCAAGCCATGGCGCTCGATCTTCCTGCTGGTCATCATCGGCCCGCTTCTGGTTTCGGTCGTGGTGCGCACATTCGGCTGGAGCATGCTGCTGGGCCGCAATGGCCTGGTGAACAGCGCGCTCGAAATGGTGGGCCTGCCGACGACGCAAATCCTCTACAGCGAAACGGCGATTGTCATCGGCCTGGTGCACATCATGCTGCCATTCATGGTGATCCCCGTCTGGACCGTGCTGCAAAAGCTCGATCCGGCGGTGGAAGCCGCAGCGCTGACGCTCGGCGCATCGCGCCTGACGGCGCTTCGCCGCGTGGTGTTTCCGCAGGCCGTCCTTGGCATCCTGTCGGGCAGCCTCATCGTGTTTGCGCTTTCGGCCAGCTCCTTTGCCATTCCGGGCCTCCTCGGCGGGCGTCGTCTCAAGATGGCGGCAACCGTCGTCTATGATGAGTTCCTGATCGAACTGAACTGGCCGCTTGGCGCCGCCATCGCCATTATCGTTCTGGTCGCCAATCTGGTGATCATGATCGCCTATAACCGCCTGCTCGAAGGGCAGGCCAAGAAGAAGCTGGGATAG
- a CDS encoding NAD(P)/FAD-dependent oxidoreductase: MSAVLDPVIVGAGPAGVRAAETLVRAGLRPIVLDEGFRSGGQIYRRPPLDDGRSYRSRYGSEAHKAEALHKSFDALRDAIDYRPETLVWNISRGETDRLDLLTDGVHGQLPYSHLILATGATDRVLPFKGWTRPGVYTLGASQTALKAQGCTVGERVAFMGSGPLLYLVAWQYHHAGAKVVAVLDTAPLASKFHLAHLAFYAPRIVALGAYYGLRLKLGGVPIHYNVRPDEVLGEGHVDGIRFRSAGRVREVECDALAYGFALRPETQLADLAGCDFRFEERDRAWLPAADRLGRTSRIGVYVAGDGAGIAGADAAEIRGQLAAIALLRDRGLPFDEGAERALLAKLDHIYRERLIVEKAFPFPRDWFDTIAGDVTLCRCEEIALRDAQAAIRQGDVREINRLKALTRVGMGRCQGRMCTAAAAELLASVQDKTPAEAGRIRAQAPVKPIPLGFGARAGEGASS, translated from the coding sequence ATGAGTGCGGTGCTCGATCCGGTTATCGTTGGCGCAGGTCCGGCGGGTGTTCGCGCCGCCGAAACGCTGGTCCGGGCGGGTCTCCGGCCCATCGTGCTCGACGAGGGGTTCCGTTCCGGTGGGCAGATCTATCGCCGCCCGCCGCTCGATGACGGGCGCAGCTATCGCAGCCGCTATGGTTCGGAAGCGCACAAGGCCGAAGCGCTGCACAAGAGCTTCGACGCATTGCGCGACGCAATCGACTATCGCCCGGAAACGCTGGTCTGGAATATTTCGCGCGGGGAAACCGACCGGCTCGACCTGCTGACCGATGGCGTTCACGGCCAGTTGCCCTACAGCCATCTCATTCTGGCCACCGGCGCGACCGACCGGGTTCTGCCGTTCAAAGGCTGGACCAGACCCGGCGTCTATACGCTCGGCGCATCGCAGACGGCGCTCAAGGCGCAAGGCTGCACGGTTGGCGAACGCGTGGCGTTCATGGGGTCCGGCCCGCTGCTTTATCTAGTGGCCTGGCAATATCATCATGCCGGGGCGAAGGTTGTGGCGGTGCTGGACACAGCGCCTCTCGCCTCCAAATTTCATCTGGCCCATCTGGCATTTTATGCCCCGCGCATCGTGGCGCTCGGCGCTTATTACGGCCTGCGCCTGAAGCTCGGCGGCGTGCCGATCCACTACAATGTGCGGCCCGACGAGGTGCTGGGCGAGGGGCATGTCGATGGCATTCGCTTTCGCTCGGCCGGGCGTGTGCGCGAGGTTGAGTGCGATGCGCTGGCTTATGGTTTTGCCTTGCGTCCCGAAACCCAGCTTGCCGATCTCGCCGGTTGCGATTTCCGCTTTGAAGAACGCGACCGCGCATGGCTCCCGGCTGCCGACAGGCTTGGCCGCACGAGCCGCATCGGCGTCTATGTGGCGGGCGACGGTGCAGGCATTGCCGGTGCAGATGCAGCCGAAATTCGCGGGCAACTGGCCGCAATCGCCTTGCTGCGTGATCGGGGCCTGCCGTTTGACGAAGGTGCTGAACGCGCTCTTCTCGCAAAGCTTGATCATATCTATCGCGAACGCCTGATCGTCGAAAAAGCCTTTCCGTTCCCGCGTGACTGGTTCGACACGATTGCTGGCGACGTCACGCTCTGCCGTTGCGAGGAAATCGCGCTGCGCGACGCGCAGGCCGCGATCCGTCAGGGTGATGTGCGCGAGATCAACCGGCTGAAGGCACTCACCCGCGTCGGCATGGGCCGTTGCCAAGGCCGCATGTGCACGGCAGCGGCGGCGGAACTTCTGGCGTCGGTGCAGGACAAGACGCCCGCCGAAGCAGGTCGCATCCGCGCTCAGGCGCCGGTCAAGCCGATCCCGCTCGGGTTCGGCGCTCGAGCCGGGGAGGGCGCTTCGTCATGA
- a CDS encoding ABC transporter substrate-binding protein, whose product MKYITKTGLLALGLSAAFASAASAETKTLYIGMNGGNMEKAYTEHVLPEFEKANDVKVVVVPGTSADILAKATAQKDNPQMHVMLLDDGVMVRAINAGLCQKISDDPVLADIQPAARLKDDMAIGVDMGMTGIAYNKKLFDEKGWAAPTSWMDFADEKYANAVVFQSASASTFGLHAFLMFNRIQGGDDKNLEPGFEKFPDMIGKNVLEFIPSSAKISEMVQTGEAAIFPLTPTGVNNLKDKGIPVEYAQPKEGSVVLAVTECVLAGNSEPELSQKLAHYLLSADAQSKALDHGNVIPSNQKAKAGSPEAQAKLDAFNGYMKTAKTLDWDAVNEGRQQLNSRWNRTIEK is encoded by the coding sequence ATGAAGTACATCACCAAAACCGGCCTGTTGGCGCTCGGCCTGTCGGCAGCCTTCGCTTCGGCCGCATCGGCTGAAACCAAGACGCTCTATATCGGCATGAATGGCGGCAATATGGAGAAGGCCTATACCGAGCATGTCCTGCCGGAATTTGAAAAGGCCAATGACGTCAAGGTCGTTGTCGTGCCGGGCACCTCGGCGGATATTCTCGCCAAGGCGACCGCGCAGAAAGACAATCCGCAGATGCATGTCATGCTGCTCGACGACGGCGTCATGGTGCGCGCGATCAATGCAGGCCTGTGCCAGAAAATCTCCGACGATCCGGTTCTGGCCGACATCCAGCCTGCCGCGCGCCTCAAGGACGACATGGCCATCGGCGTCGATATGGGCATGACCGGCATTGCCTATAACAAGAAGCTTTTCGACGAAAAGGGCTGGGCCGCCCCGACTTCGTGGATGGATTTCGCCGACGAAAAATATGCGAATGCCGTTGTGTTCCAGTCGGCTTCTGCCTCGACTTTCGGCCTGCATGCCTTCCTGATGTTCAACCGCATTCAGGGTGGCGACGACAAGAACCTCGAGCCGGGCTTCGAGAAGTTCCCCGACATGATCGGCAAGAACGTTCTGGAATTCATCCCGTCCTCGGCCAAGATTTCGGAAATGGTGCAGACCGGCGAAGCGGCGATCTTCCCGCTGACGCCAACCGGCGTCAACAACCTGAAGGACAAGGGCATTCCGGTTGAATATGCGCAGCCCAAGGAAGGTTCCGTGGTCCTCGCCGTGACCGAATGCGTGCTCGCAGGCAACAGCGAGCCGGAGCTGAGCCAGAAGCTTGCGCATTATCTGCTTTCCGCCGATGCGCAGAGCAAGGCGCTCGACCATGGCAACGTCATCCCGTCGAACCAGAAGGCCAAGGCCGGCTCGCCGGAAGCACAGGCCAAGCTCGACGCCTTCAACGGTTACATGAAGACCGCCAAGACGCTCGACTGGGACGCCGTCAACGAAGGCCGCCAGCAGCTCAACAGCCGCTGGAACCGCACCATCGAAAAGTAA
- a CDS encoding NAD(P)/FAD-dependent oxidoreductase encodes MTRRLQADAVIIGGGIVGGSAALFMRRAGLSVILLDKGFCGAQASGVNYGGVRRQGRAPEQLPLAQRSHELWARLPELIGIDGEYVRSGHLKLARTEAHFASLEAYAAKVRPLGLDVELIGGNAIRERFPWLPGDVAGASLCAEDGHANPRLVAPAFARAALAAGAKVLENTPVIEARETGDGFAILAGGGSPTDTIEIRSRLLFNCAGAWSDRFAASFGEPVPLQRIYPSMVVTEPMPFRLPMSLGEEGGGFYGRQVTRGNYVMGGGRGAPLENPDFSRPSVNAASSVMLRAIELFPHLKNAQVIRFWSGTESEMPDDNPVIGPSSRVDNLFHAFGFCGAGFQTGPAVGAILCDLAVKGETETPIDAFRIDRFDMNSNHKGE; translated from the coding sequence ATGACAAGGCGTCTTCAGGCCGATGCGGTCATTATCGGTGGCGGGATCGTCGGCGGCTCGGCAGCGCTTTTCATGCGCCGGGCCGGCCTGTCGGTCATCCTGCTCGACAAGGGCTTTTGCGGTGCGCAGGCAAGCGGCGTCAATTATGGCGGCGTGCGCAGGCAGGGCCGCGCCCCTGAACAATTGCCGCTTGCACAACGGTCGCATGAATTGTGGGCGCGCCTGCCGGAACTCATCGGCATCGACGGCGAATATGTCCGCAGCGGTCATTTGAAGCTTGCCCGCACGGAAGCGCATTTCGCAAGCCTTGAAGCCTATGCCGCGAAGGTCAGGCCGCTCGGGCTCGATGTCGAGCTGATCGGCGGCAATGCGATCCGCGAACGTTTTCCATGGTTGCCGGGCGATGTGGCGGGCGCCTCGCTCTGCGCGGAGGATGGCCATGCCAATCCGCGTCTGGTTGCGCCTGCCTTTGCCCGCGCGGCATTGGCGGCGGGGGCAAAGGTGCTGGAAAACACGCCGGTCATCGAAGCGCGAGAGACCGGCGACGGCTTTGCCATTCTGGCAGGCGGTGGCTCACCGACTGACACGATCGAAATCCGCTCGCGCCTCCTGTTCAACTGCGCCGGTGCCTGGTCGGACCGGTTCGCAGCCTCTTTCGGCGAGCCGGTGCCGCTCCAGCGCATCTATCCCTCGATGGTCGTTACCGAGCCGATGCCGTTTCGCCTGCCGATGAGCCTTGGCGAAGAGGGCGGCGGTTTCTATGGCCGTCAGGTCACGCGCGGCAACTATGTCATGGGCGGTGGGCGCGGCGCGCCGCTTGAAAACCCGGACTTCTCGCGCCCTTCGGTCAATGCCGCCTCATCCGTGATGCTGCGTGCCATCGAACTGTTCCCGCATCTGAAAAATGCCCAGGTTATCCGCTTCTGGTCTGGCACTGAATCGGAAATGCCGGACGACAATCCGGTCATCGGGCCAAGCAGCCGGGTCGACAATCTCTTTCACGCCTTCGGCTTTTGCGGCGCCGGTTTCCAGACCGGCCCGGCTGTGGGCGCCATTCTTTGCGATCTCGCCGTAAAGGGCGAGACGGAAACGCCGATCGATGCCTTCCGCATCGACCGGTTCGATATGAACTCAAACCACAAAGGGGAGTAG
- a CDS encoding IclR family transcriptional regulator yields MDDISENPKSGAALNSSLVKAIHILKGLAASTDDGVRLIDLARDLELSQPSTHRLLKTLIAENLVEQLPDKKAYRLSLEFFAMAAQARQRDGILSIARPSLLRLSTTFNDTVFLLVRSNFDAVCLDRVEGPFPIRSFTGDIGGKVPLGIGQGSLAILAFLPEEEREAIIRFNMPRILDKSAVDEVDLRIMIAEVRETGASTFNFNMIDGMAGLGVPILNRDGEAVAALSIGTLAARLTEKRQETVTELLRKEAAIISQRLNPFDPTLRHPNQALLK; encoded by the coding sequence ATGGATGATATATCTGAGAATCCGAAATCCGGCGCCGCGCTTAACTCAAGTCTGGTGAAGGCGATCCATATCCTGAAAGGTCTGGCCGCCAGCACGGATGACGGCGTGCGGCTCATCGATCTGGCGCGCGACCTCGAACTCAGCCAGCCATCGACGCACCGCCTGCTGAAGACGCTGATTGCCGAAAACCTTGTCGAGCAGCTTCCCGACAAGAAGGCCTATCGCCTGTCGCTGGAGTTTTTTGCGATGGCGGCGCAGGCGCGCCAGCGTGACGGTATATTGAGCATTGCCCGCCCCTCGCTCTTGCGCCTTTCGACCACGTTCAACGATACGGTCTTCCTGCTGGTGCGCAGCAATTTCGACGCGGTCTGCCTCGACCGCGTGGAAGGGCCGTTTCCGATCCGCTCCTTTACCGGCGATATTGGCGGCAAGGTGCCGCTCGGCATCGGTCAGGGGAGCCTTGCCATCCTCGCCTTCCTGCCGGAAGAAGAGCGCGAGGCGATCATCCGCTTCAACATGCCCCGCATTCTGGACAAGTCGGCTGTGGACGAGGTCGATTTGCGCATCATGATCGCGGAAGTGCGCGAAACGGGCGCATCCACTTTCAATTTCAACATGATCGACGGCATGGCGGGCCTTGGCGTCCCCATCCTCAACCGCGACGGCGAGGCAGTGGCAGCACTCAGCATCGGCACGCTTGCCGCGCGCCTGACCGAGAAGCGGCAGGAGACGGTGACCGAACTTCTGCGCAAGGAAGCGGCCATCATCTCGCAACGGCTCAATCCGTTCGACCCGACCCTGCGGCACCCAAATCAGGCTTTGTTGAAATAA
- a CDS encoding ABC transporter permease produces the protein MTKNGPFALFFHTLIVIFMLAPMVVVCLVAFTPENTLTMPWSGPNAGLSLRWFEAVFAHNDFMASFYNSVQLAFFSATISTLLAVPSGLAIAQYNFRGRDALNALFLSPLIIPHLVLGVAFLRLFSLMGFTGSFVWLVAAHSIVVTPYALRLILASLGSMDRNAENAARTLGAGEWTVFRRVTLPLLLPGLSGGWLLAFINSFDELTMSIFVTSPSTVTLPVRMYMYASESIDPMMAAVSALMILVATATMIIIDRMFGLDRLLVGKG, from the coding sequence ATGACGAAGAACGGTCCTTTCGCCCTTTTCTTCCACACGCTGATCGTCATCTTCATGCTGGCGCCGATGGTCGTGGTGTGCCTTGTGGCCTTCACGCCGGAAAACACGCTGACCATGCCGTGGAGCGGCCCCAATGCGGGCCTGTCGCTGCGCTGGTTCGAGGCCGTGTTCGCGCATAATGATTTCATGGCCTCCTTCTATAACAGCGTGCAGCTCGCCTTCTTCTCGGCAACGATTTCCACGCTTCTGGCCGTGCCTTCGGGACTGGCGATCGCGCAGTATAATTTCCGTGGCCGCGATGCGCTGAACGCGCTTTTCCTGTCGCCGCTCATCATTCCCCATCTGGTTCTGGGCGTCGCGTTCCTGCGCCTGTTCTCGCTGATGGGCTTTACCGGCTCCTTCGTCTGGCTGGTCGCGGCGCATTCCATCGTCGTCACGCCCTATGCGCTGCGCCTGATCCTCGCTTCGCTCGGCAGCATGGACCGCAATGCGGAAAACGCGGCCCGCACCCTCGGTGCGGGCGAATGGACGGTGTTCCGCCGCGTCACCCTGCCATTGCTCCTGCCGGGCCTGTCCGGCGGCTGGCTGCTTGCCTTCATCAACTCGTTCGACGAACTCACCATGTCGATCTTCGTCACCTCGCCATCCACGGTCACGCTGCCGGTGCGCATGTATATGTATGCCAGCGAATCCATCGACCCGATGATGGCCGCGGTTTCAGCCCTGATGATCCTCGTCGCCACCGCAACCATGATTATCATCGATCGCATGTTCGGTCTCGACCGGCTGCTGGTGGGCAAGGGCTGA
- a CDS encoding ABC transporter ATP-binding protein: MSFLTLSGISRHYGKFAAVDNFNLAIEKGEFISLLGPSGCGKTTTLQMIAGLVTPTAGTITLDGREITRLAPAKRELGVVFQSYALFPHMTVAQNVSFGLEMRNVPKAEREKRVRDVLELVHLGALADRYPREMSGGQRQRVAIARALVINPPVLLLDEPLSNLDAQLREEMQFELRRIQRTVGITTIMVTHDQAEALSISDRIVVMEKGVITQVDAPYKLYEHPHNHFISNFVGKSNFLKARAEGDMIALAETAIRFPANGKQVSGELSVFIRPEKVQLVAAGEGHIAGEVTTRYFMGAQWLLGVTTPAGQLSVALPNLGNPPPSEGTSVGLSWNHEDCRILTAGVN, from the coding sequence ATGAGCTTTTTGACCCTGTCCGGAATTTCCCGCCACTACGGCAAGTTCGCGGCTGTCGACAATTTCAACTTGGCGATTGAAAAGGGCGAGTTCATTTCGCTTCTCGGCCCTTCCGGCTGCGGCAAGACCACGACCTTGCAGATGATCGCCGGCCTGGTGACGCCGACGGCGGGCACGATCACGCTCGACGGGCGCGAGATCACGCGCCTTGCCCCCGCCAAACGCGAGCTTGGCGTCGTCTTCCAGAGCTATGCGCTGTTTCCGCATATGACGGTGGCGCAGAATGTGAGCTTCGGCCTCGAAATGCGCAATGTGCCGAAGGCGGAACGCGAAAAGCGCGTGCGCGACGTGCTCGAGCTGGTGCATCTGGGCGCGCTTGCCGACCGTTATCCGCGCGAAATGTCGGGTGGCCAGCGCCAGCGCGTGGCGATTGCCCGCGCGCTGGTCATCAATCCGCCGGTCCTGCTGCTCGACGAGCCGCTTTCCAATCTCGATGCGCAGCTGCGCGAGGAAATGCAGTTCGAGCTGCGCCGCATCCAGCGCACAGTCGGCATCACCACCATCATGGTGACGCATGACCAGGCCGAAGCGCTGTCGATCAGCGACCGCATCGTGGTCATGGAAAAAGGCGTCATCACGCAGGTCGACGCACCCTACAAGCTCTATGAGCATCCGCATAACCACTTCATTTCCAATTTCGTCGGCAAGTCGAACTTCCTCAAGGCACGCGCCGAGGGCGACATGATCGCGCTGGCCGAAACCGCGATCCGCTTCCCCGCCAATGGCAAGCAGGTCTCTGGCGAGCTTTCCGTCTTCATCCGCCCTGAAAAGGTGCAGCTCGTTGCGGCGGGCGAGGGACATATCGCCGGTGAAGTGACGACGCGCTACTTCATGGGCGCGCAGTGGCTGCTCGGCGTGACGACGCCTGCCGGCCAGCTTTCCGTGGCGCTTCCCAATCTCGGCAATCCGCCGCCATCCGAAGGCACATCGGTCGGCCTTAGCTGGAACCACGAGGATTGCCGCATCCTCACCGCAGGGGTGAACTGA